A single genomic interval of Agromyces cerinus harbors:
- a CDS encoding ABC transporter permease, translating to MRGRRLGLGDWLLPAYTIIAFVFLLIPIAYTFVFSFNDSIKSNIAWRGFTFDKWLNVCTVEGGAVCEAFGNSIIIGIAATVIATTLGTMIAIALVRYRFRARGAISLLLFLPMATPEVVLGAGLAAQFLAVGVAKDMTTIILAHTMFCISFVVVTVKARVASLDPALEEAGRDLYGSPSQVFWRVTFPLLLPGIVAAALLSFALSFDDFIITNFNSGAVSTFPKYIYISASRGIPAEANVIASAVFLFALVLVIVAQVSRAARAKRLANLG from the coding sequence GTGCGCGGGCGTCGACTCGGGCTCGGCGACTGGCTGCTGCCGGCCTACACGATCATCGCGTTCGTGTTCCTGCTCATCCCGATCGCCTACACCTTCGTGTTCTCGTTCAACGATTCCATCAAGTCGAACATCGCCTGGCGCGGGTTCACCTTCGACAAGTGGCTGAACGTCTGCACGGTCGAGGGCGGGGCCGTGTGCGAGGCGTTCGGCAACAGCATCATCATCGGCATCGCCGCCACGGTCATCGCGACGACGCTCGGCACGATGATCGCGATCGCCCTCGTGCGCTACCGGTTCCGTGCCCGAGGTGCGATCAGCCTGCTGCTGTTCCTGCCGATGGCGACGCCCGAGGTCGTGCTCGGTGCCGGGCTCGCGGCGCAGTTCCTCGCGGTCGGCGTCGCGAAGGACATGACGACGATCATCCTGGCGCACACGATGTTCTGCATCAGCTTCGTCGTGGTGACGGTCAAGGCGCGTGTCGCGAGCCTCGACCCGGCGCTCGAAGAGGCGGGCCGCGACCTCTACGGCTCGCCGTCGCAGGTGTTCTGGAGGGTGACGTTCCCGCTGCTGCTTCCCGGCATCGTGGCGGCGGCGCTGCTGTCGTTCGCGCTCAGCTTCGACGACTTCATCATCACGAACTTCAACTCGGGCGCCGTCTCGACGTTCCCGAAGTACATCTACATCTCGGCGTCGCGCGGCATCCCGGCCGAGGCGAACGTCATCGCGTCGGCGGTGTTCCTCTTCGCCCTGGTGCTCGTGATCGTCGCGCAGGTCTCGCGTGCGGCGCGCGCGAAACGGCTCGCGAATCTCGGCTGA
- a CDS encoding ABC transporter permease yields the protein MAFAAFQTAEVVPQAPRKRSRIALFLLLPGLLYLVLFFITPLISLLLTSLQAPAEFGDIGQYDYAFNWQNYVTVMSDYWPHIVRSFGYALAATVFALIFSYPLAYFIGVKARRWPMLQGLMLVLVIAPFFISFLLRTLAWKQLLSDESFIITSLKALSLMAPDAHFTGTPFAVIFGLTYNFIPFMTLPLYTTLERLDLRYLEAGSDLYANPFTVFRKVTIPLSMPGIVAGTLLTFIPAAGDYVNASRDFLGGPDTQMMGNVIEANFLVLLNYPAAAALSIILMAAILVLVGVYVKRSGTEDLL from the coding sequence ATGGCCTTCGCCGCCTTCCAGACCGCAGAGGTCGTGCCGCAGGCGCCGAGGAAGCGCAGCCGGATCGCCCTGTTCCTGCTGCTTCCCGGTCTGCTCTACCTCGTGCTGTTCTTCATCACGCCGCTCATCTCGCTCCTGCTCACCTCGTTGCAGGCTCCGGCCGAGTTCGGTGACATCGGCCAGTACGACTACGCGTTCAACTGGCAGAACTACGTCACGGTCATGAGCGACTACTGGCCGCACATCGTGCGCTCCTTCGGGTACGCACTCGCGGCCACGGTGTTCGCGCTGATCTTCAGCTACCCGCTCGCCTACTTCATCGGGGTGAAGGCGCGGCGGTGGCCGATGCTGCAGGGGCTCATGCTCGTGCTCGTCATCGCACCGTTCTTCATCAGCTTCCTGCTCCGCACGCTCGCGTGGAAGCAGTTGCTCTCCGATGAGTCCTTCATCATCACGTCGTTGAAGGCGCTCTCGCTCATGGCGCCCGACGCGCACTTCACGGGCACGCCGTTCGCGGTGATCTTCGGTCTCACGTACAACTTCATTCCGTTCATGACCCTGCCGTTGTACACGACGCTCGAGCGGCTCGACCTGCGCTACCTCGAAGCGGGCAGCGACCTGTACGCGAATCCGTTCACGGTCTTCCGCAAGGTCACCATCCCGCTGTCGATGCCGGGCATCGTCGCGGGAACGCTGCTCACGTTCATTCCCGCCGCGGGCGACTACGTGAACGCGAGCCGCGACTTCCTCGGCGGGCCCGACACGCAGATGATGGGCAACGTGATCGAGGCGAACTTCCTCGTGCTGCTGAACTATCCGGCTGCCGCGGCGCTCTCGATCATCCTCATGGCCGCGATCCTCGTGCTCGTCGGCGTCTACGTCAAGCGATCCGGAACGGAGGACCTGCTGTGA
- a CDS encoding ABC transporter ATP-binding protein, protein MSVREFAERGADLELVGIQKRFPGFTAIEDLDLTIPAGSFFALLGPSGCGKTTTLRLVAGLEEPTSGRILIGGRDVTGTKAHERPVNTVFQSYALFPHMSVLENVAFGLKRRRIGDALGRAHEALRLVELDHLAQRRPAQLSGGQQQRVALARAIVNRPALLLLDEPLGALDLKLRRQMQLELKTIQEEVGLTFLHVTHDQEEAMTMADTVAVMNKGAIEQMGAPAELYELPRTSFVANFLGQSNLFTGDVAGSTDAAISVDIAGARVTVPAARAQRHKGRVTVGVRPEKVTLLREAPAESSDHNVLGPGRIIDVSFSGVSTQYIVAIPEAGTVTVFAQNTGSGPVVGEGAEVWVSWPVEHGFGLDDVAEPSARFAADDDTTSIAAQRREELVTELEEG, encoded by the coding sequence GTGTCGGTACGCGAGTTCGCCGAACGCGGCGCAGACCTCGAACTCGTCGGCATTCAGAAGCGATTCCCCGGGTTCACCGCGATCGAGGACCTCGATCTCACGATCCCGGCCGGTTCGTTCTTCGCCCTGCTCGGCCCGTCGGGCTGCGGCAAGACGACGACGCTGCGGCTCGTCGCCGGTCTCGAGGAGCCCACGAGCGGTCGCATCCTCATCGGAGGCCGCGACGTCACGGGAACCAAGGCGCATGAGCGCCCGGTCAACACGGTGTTCCAGAGCTACGCGCTCTTCCCGCACATGTCGGTGCTCGAGAACGTCGCGTTCGGACTCAAGCGCCGTCGCATCGGTGACGCGCTCGGCCGTGCGCACGAGGCGCTCCGGCTCGTCGAGCTCGATCACCTCGCCCAGCGCCGTCCGGCACAGCTCTCGGGCGGCCAGCAGCAGCGCGTCGCGCTCGCCCGGGCCATCGTCAACCGCCCGGCGCTGCTCCTCCTCGACGAGCCGCTCGGCGCGCTCGACCTGAAGCTCCGCCGTCAGATGCAGCTCGAGTTGAAGACGATCCAGGAAGAGGTCGGACTCACCTTCCTGCACGTCACGCACGACCAGGAGGAGGCCATGACCATGGCCGACACCGTCGCGGTCATGAACAAGGGCGCGATCGAGCAGATGGGCGCCCCGGCCGAACTCTACGAGTTGCCGCGCACCTCGTTCGTCGCGAACTTCCTGGGCCAGTCGAACCTGTTCACGGGTGACGTCGCCGGCTCGACGGATGCCGCGATCTCGGTCGACATCGCAGGCGCACGGGTGACCGTGCCCGCTGCACGGGCCCAGCGGCACAAGGGCCGCGTCACCGTCGGTGTGCGACCCGAGAAGGTCACCCTGCTCCGGGAAGCGCCGGCCGAGTCATCCGATCACAACGTCCTCGGCCCGGGCCGGATCATCGACGTGTCGTTCTCGGGCGTGAGCACGCAGTACATCGTCGCGATCCCCGAAGCCGGCACCGTCACCGTGTTCGCGCAGAACACCGGTTCGGGTCCCGTCGTCGGCGAAGGCGCCGAGGTGTGGGTCTCGTGGCCGGTCGAGCACGGCTTCGGCCTCGACGACGTGGCCGAGCCGTCGGCGCGGTTCGCCGCCGACGACGACACGACGTCGATCGCCGCGCAGCGCCGTGAGGAGCTCGTCACGGAGCTCGAGGAGGGCTGA
- a CDS encoding ABC transporter substrate-binding protein has protein sequence MNRRPLPQDPMMRSLILQARQMQLNRRTLLAGAGAGATALALAACSTGGGQAKPTAAADTSATDKTVNWANWAAYIDEDDSGAYPTLEQFTEETGIAVNYEVAVDDNNTYYGKVKDQLALGKDIGADTAVLTDWMAARWIRFGYTQELNHDNIPNIVNLNPALRDPDFDKGRAHTLPWQGGFAGICWNKEAIPGGIESVEDLWNSDLKGRVGVLSEMRDTMGLILQQNGVDIASDWGDPEFDAAIEVLREQVESGQVRNIKGNSYLEDLKSEDTLAAICWSGDITVINAEAGDKWEFAIPTAGGTLWNDNFLVPIGSPRKANAEALMNFYYDPEVAAEVAAWVNFITPVAGAKEAAIAIDPELAENQLIFPNEETLSNAHIFRSLSGAEEQKYQAQFQSILLGA, from the coding sequence GTGAATCGACGCCCCCTGCCCCAGGACCCGATGATGCGATCGCTGATCCTCCAGGCCCGACAGATGCAGCTCAATCGCCGCACGTTGCTCGCCGGAGCGGGTGCAGGAGCCACTGCCCTGGCCCTCGCTGCGTGCTCGACCGGCGGAGGCCAGGCCAAGCCCACCGCCGCGGCGGACACCTCTGCCACCGACAAGACGGTCAACTGGGCCAACTGGGCCGCCTACATCGACGAAGACGACAGCGGCGCGTACCCCACGCTCGAGCAGTTCACCGAGGAGACCGGCATCGCGGTCAACTACGAGGTCGCCGTCGACGACAACAACACGTACTACGGCAAGGTGAAGGACCAGCTCGCCCTCGGCAAGGACATCGGCGCCGACACGGCCGTGCTCACCGACTGGATGGCAGCCCGCTGGATCCGCTTCGGCTACACGCAGGAGCTGAACCACGACAACATCCCGAACATCGTGAACCTCAACCCGGCGCTGCGAGACCCCGACTTCGACAAGGGCCGGGCCCACACGCTGCCCTGGCAGGGCGGCTTCGCCGGCATCTGCTGGAACAAGGAGGCGATCCCCGGCGGCATCGAGTCCGTCGAAGACCTCTGGAACTCCGATCTCAAGGGCCGCGTCGGCGTGCTCTCCGAGATGCGCGACACGATGGGGCTCATCCTGCAGCAGAACGGCGTCGACATCGCGAGCGACTGGGGCGACCCGGAGTTCGACGCGGCCATCGAGGTGCTCCGCGAACAGGTCGAGTCCGGTCAGGTGCGCAACATCAAGGGCAACTCCTACCTCGAAGACCTGAAGAGCGAAGACACCCTCGCGGCGATCTGCTGGTCGGGCGACATCACGGTCATCAACGCCGAGGCCGGCGACAAGTGGGAGTTCGCGATCCCGACCGCGGGTGGCACGCTGTGGAACGACAACTTCCTCGTGCCGATCGGCTCGCCGCGCAAGGCCAACGCCGAGGCGCTCATGAACTTCTACTACGACCCCGAGGTCGCCGCGGAGGTCGCCGCGTGGGTGAACTTCATCACGCCGGTCGCCGGTGCGAAGGAGGCCGCGATCGCGATCGATCCCGAGCTCGCCGAGAACCAGCTCATCTTCCCGAACGAAGAGACGCTGTCGAACGCGCACATCTTCCGATCGCTCAGCGGTGCCGAGGAGCAGAAGTACCAGGCGCAGTTCCAGAGCATCCTCCTGGGAGCGTGA
- a CDS encoding FtsK/SpoIIIE domain-containing protein, with amino-acid sequence MDRFDLAPVSLDTPLALPPAPADPARAGFPLIASLAPVAGALALWAITGSPFSLVFAVLGPIVAIGSMLDARRSARRLRRRASVERRRLLDELVAEIAQRHDLERGAAWQRSPSSRRLLEQSEHPAWREAAPPPIVLGRGAAASALRVDGAPVDAGDREVLLAAARLDDAPMTADIGAGIGFVGELHLARAAARASVVQFAHHAHPQRIAIEVAEGTDGAHWEWLRALPHRGGRTRTGLVVVDPTDGRQRPLGPSTLVPHGERPPAMVVAVARTASDLPPGLGTIVTMQTPDAAVVRRQQQGTAEMLIAPSLVGIAEAAGWAHSLAAVAERAGLGDRSNDLPRRLELGRVQGRPDEGDDRSSLAVIVGQSAGGAVELDLARCGPHALVAGTTGSGKSEFLLAWIVALSAAHPPARVSFLLVDFKGGAAFEPVRGLPHVTGIVTDLDDSEAERAVLSLRAELTHRETVLARAGARDIAGLDDDVDLSRLVIVVDEFQAMIERFPELGAVIGDIAARGRSLGVHLVLASQRPNGVVREQVTANCPIRVSLRVLQRSDSEAVVGTASASEIPSDLPGRGVVDPGDGCPVLFHSAIATPAVIAEVGERAAGFPRARRTWLDPLPGRIAPDAVRELLGALRPPATPAQSTAEPAGDGDGIGFGVVDEPERQRRSLARWVPRRDGGLLVLGRPGSGRSTALAAIERAAIQRSAIEPAGAAQVTTESGWAGDRASGALRLSGPSSAVWDGLVAAQTAVRGGAAPPALVVLDDLDTRFRAWPEEYRHAAFAMAESLVREGRGRGVAVAASAADLHALGSGLREAFGARLLLRHAARSDLVQSGGRGELWRAGDGAGAGQWHGRRVQVIEATPVAAPASPTVPPLRLRPELPYAIAAAEPRAAAAVITEAGRTAIVLVAGGESAVRAAVAAHRLDASPPVIVGDAEAWAASWSLTAALREEAGLVVHGGAGEYRALVRSRELPPLLDDGAGQCWLLEPGQRVRRAVWPRRRNH; translated from the coding sequence GTGGACCGATTCGACCTCGCCCCAGTCTCGCTGGACACCCCGCTCGCGCTGCCGCCGGCGCCGGCCGATCCTGCCCGAGCCGGCTTCCCCCTCATCGCGTCGCTCGCGCCCGTCGCCGGCGCGCTCGCGTTGTGGGCGATCACGGGTTCGCCGTTCTCACTCGTGTTCGCGGTGCTCGGCCCGATCGTGGCGATCGGCTCGATGCTCGACGCGCGACGTTCGGCACGACGTCTGCGACGACGGGCTTCGGTCGAGCGGCGGCGACTGCTCGATGAGCTCGTCGCCGAGATCGCGCAGCGACACGACCTCGAGCGAGGGGCGGCATGGCAGCGTTCGCCGTCATCGCGGCGACTGCTCGAGCAGTCGGAGCATCCGGCGTGGCGCGAGGCTGCCCCGCCGCCGATCGTGCTCGGCCGGGGCGCTGCGGCGAGCGCTCTGCGGGTCGATGGTGCGCCGGTCGACGCCGGCGACCGTGAGGTGCTGCTCGCCGCGGCCAGGCTCGACGATGCGCCGATGACCGCCGATATCGGAGCCGGGATCGGGTTCGTGGGCGAACTCCACCTCGCGCGGGCGGCCGCACGTGCGAGTGTCGTGCAGTTCGCCCATCATGCGCATCCGCAGCGGATCGCGATCGAGGTCGCGGAGGGCACCGATGGCGCCCACTGGGAGTGGCTGCGTGCGCTGCCGCACCGCGGGGGCCGCACGCGTACCGGTCTGGTCGTCGTCGATCCGACCGACGGGAGGCAGCGGCCCCTCGGGCCCTCGACGCTCGTTCCCCATGGCGAGCGCCCGCCCGCCATGGTCGTCGCGGTCGCGCGCACCGCGTCGGACCTGCCGCCCGGTCTCGGCACGATCGTGACGATGCAGACCCCCGATGCGGCGGTCGTGCGTCGCCAGCAGCAGGGCACCGCCGAGATGCTGATCGCCCCCTCGCTCGTCGGCATCGCGGAGGCCGCCGGGTGGGCGCACTCGCTCGCGGCCGTCGCGGAACGAGCCGGGCTCGGCGACCGCTCCAACGACCTTCCGCGACGGCTGGAGCTCGGCCGAGTGCAGGGCCGGCCCGACGAGGGTGACGACCGATCGAGCCTCGCCGTGATCGTCGGACAGTCTGCGGGAGGCGCCGTCGAACTCGACCTCGCACGGTGCGGCCCGCACGCGCTCGTCGCCGGAACGACCGGAAGCGGCAAGAGCGAGTTCCTGCTCGCGTGGATCGTCGCGCTCTCGGCCGCCCACCCTCCCGCCCGCGTCTCGTTCCTCCTCGTCGACTTCAAGGGCGGGGCGGCGTTCGAGCCGGTACGGGGCCTGCCGCACGTCACCGGTATCGTGACCGACCTCGATGACTCCGAGGCGGAGCGGGCCGTGCTCAGCCTGCGCGCCGAGCTCACGCACCGCGAGACGGTGCTCGCTCGGGCGGGCGCACGTGACATCGCCGGGCTCGATGACGACGTCGACCTGTCGCGACTCGTGATCGTCGTCGACGAGTTCCAGGCGATGATCGAGCGCTTTCCCGAGCTCGGGGCGGTCATCGGCGACATCGCCGCACGCGGTCGTTCGCTCGGGGTGCACCTCGTGCTCGCCTCGCAGCGGCCGAACGGTGTCGTCCGCGAGCAGGTCACCGCGAACTGTCCCATCCGAGTGTCGTTGCGCGTGCTGCAGCGATCCGACAGCGAGGCGGTGGTCGGAACGGCCTCGGCCTCGGAGATCCCGTCGGATCTGCCCGGCCGAGGCGTCGTCGATCCGGGCGACGGATGCCCCGTGCTCTTCCATTCGGCCATCGCGACGCCGGCCGTGATCGCCGAGGTCGGCGAGCGCGCGGCCGGATTCCCGCGCGCCCGCCGTACGTGGCTCGACCCGCTGCCGGGCCGGATCGCGCCCGATGCCGTGCGCGAGCTCCTCGGTGCGCTGCGACCGCCCGCGACGCCGGCGCAGAGCACGGCCGAACCGGCAGGCGACGGCGACGGTATCGGCTTCGGCGTCGTCGACGAGCCCGAGCGGCAGCGTCGCAGCCTTGCGCGGTGGGTGCCGCGACGCGACGGCGGCCTCCTCGTGCTCGGGAGGCCGGGCAGCGGGCGCAGCACGGCGCTGGCCGCGATCGAACGGGCCGCGATCCAACGGTCGGCGATCGAGCCGGCTGGCGCCGCACAGGTGACAACCGAGTCGGGTTGGGCAGGCGACCGCGCTTCGGGCGCACTCCGGCTCTCCGGGCCGTCGAGTGCGGTCTGGGACGGGCTCGTTGCGGCGCAGACGGCGGTTCGCGGCGGCGCAGCGCCCCCTGCTCTCGTCGTGCTCGACGACCTCGACACCCGGTTCCGCGCCTGGCCCGAGGAGTACCGGCACGCGGCGTTCGCGATGGCGGAGTCCCTGGTCAGGGAGGGACGCGGCCGGGGCGTCGCGGTCGCCGCATCGGCGGCCGACCTGCACGCCCTCGGCAGCGGTCTGCGTGAGGCGTTCGGAGCACGGCTCCTCCTCCGCCACGCGGCCCGCTCCGACCTGGTGCAGTCCGGTGGCCGCGGCGAGCTCTGGCGCGCGGGCGACGGTGCCGGCGCGGGTCAGTGGCACGGGCGCCGAGTGCAGGTGATCGAGGCGACGCCGGTCGCCGCACCGGCCTCTCCCACGGTTCCGCCGCTCCGGCTGCGTCCCGAGCTCCCGTATGCCATCGCCGCTGCCGAGCCCCGCGCGGCCGCGGCGGTGATCACCGAGGCCGGGCGAACCGCGATCGTCCTCGTCGCCGGCGGGGAGTCCGCCGTCAGGGCCGCCGTCGCCGCGCACCGGCTCGATGCGTCCCCGCCGGTGATCGTCGGCGACGCGGAGGCATGGGCGGCGAGCTGGTCGTTGACGGCAGCGCTCCGCGAGGAGGCCGGGCTCGTCGTGCACGGCGGCGCGGGGGAGTACCGGGCACTCGTGCGCTCCCGAGAGCTGCCGCCCCTGCTCGACGACGGGGCGGGGCAGTGCTGGCTCCTCGAACCGGGGCAGCGTGTTCGCCGCGCGGTCTGGCCGAGACGGCGCAACCACTGA
- a CDS encoding zinc-ribbon domain-containing protein, translating into MTCRICGAELPEGAMFCGECGSSTSATPESRRRPDPRPGDTTVIERPARRNSGVISIPVDGFRAAVAIGSVDDAGGELLAPAAPAMHEPLPTAPAATRFVLTFSTGETRTVFGSGLIGRRPLPQPGEVFDHLVQIADRSLSVSKTHVEFGEHDGTLWVADRFSGNGTIVRRPDDGAMRCEPGRRYLVPRGSRVELAEQFFVVS; encoded by the coding sequence GTGACGTGTCGGATCTGCGGCGCTGAGCTGCCCGAAGGGGCCATGTTCTGCGGTGAATGCGGCAGCTCGACGAGCGCGACCCCCGAATCCCGCCGACGGCCCGACCCGCGGCCCGGCGACACGACGGTGATCGAACGGCCCGCCAGACGCAACAGCGGGGTGATCTCGATCCCGGTCGACGGCTTCCGCGCGGCAGTCGCGATCGGGTCGGTCGACGACGCCGGCGGTGAACTCCTCGCCCCTGCAGCGCCCGCGATGCACGAACCGCTGCCGACTGCCCCCGCTGCGACGCGCTTCGTGCTGACCTTCAGCACCGGTGAGACGCGCACCGTCTTCGGTTCGGGCCTGATCGGTCGTCGCCCGCTGCCGCAGCCCGGCGAGGTGTTCGACCATCTCGTGCAGATCGCCGACCGCTCGTTGTCGGTGTCGAAGACGCACGTCGAGTTCGGGGAGCACGACGGCACGCTCTGGGTCGCCGACCGGTTCTCGGGCAATGGCACGATCGTGCGGCGACCCGATGACGGTGCGATGCGCTGCGAGCCCGGTCGGCGTTACCTCGTGCCGCGGGGGAGCCGGGTCGAGCTCGCGGAGCAGTTCTTCGTCGTCTCCTGA
- a CDS encoding transglutaminase family protein has translation MTARVPAGARRFGPTLVTVVLVVAMLAAAMLPWWPVYESPAFLVAAAIAIAAGVAIGVIGARFRLASWIIVLSVFAAYLVLGVPAAVPGAAIGGILPTPSGIVELLAGAALSWKQLVTISVPVGSYQALLVPPFLLGLVTSTAAISIALRSRRPAAAALPPAVLLIAGIALGVVHSALAVEAGIAFLITAVAWLVRVAIADRRAITSGRRVEAVLTDARRVLGASALVAIAVVGATAASVALPVPPRNVVRAELQPPFEPRRHDSPLAGFRAAFDEDVADDVMLDVRGLREGAGLRMAALDSYDGIVFTVGGAESASASGRFTRVPYRLDQSGVSGDTEPLAIEVEVEGYADVWVPGVGRLERMTFGGPRAEVLTESFFYNEVTSTGAVQRPLQSGDRYAASSVVPVAPEELAELSPGSSVLPAVPEMPEKLAQLLDEWAPSSDEPGVRLQAMIEGFHENGYVSHGLGEVPSRSGHSLDRLADLATERPMVGDGEQYAVAAALMARRIGFPARVVVGYLPGGAEEAASVAGEAEQGESDVESDPVPDGVTRFVSGDKQAWIEVQRADGAWIAVDPNPNPRPIPEREPDQPTIVSRPQSALPPPAERTPVDDLANEPETPPDEPDDSADAWVQTLLAVLGVSGIVLGVLAVIASPFLAIIVAKVRRRRLRRKAPSAVERIEGGWQEFADSAADYGYPIRPMSTRAEQAATVGGLAPLVLASVVDRAVFAPDGPAEGDDLLVWDSVDELQERLGAPRSLRERLRAAVSLTSLGGYAVTRRGGRP, from the coding sequence ATGACCGCCCGCGTTCCCGCCGGCGCCCGCAGGTTCGGGCCCACCCTCGTCACCGTGGTGCTCGTCGTCGCCATGCTGGCCGCGGCGATGCTGCCGTGGTGGCCCGTCTACGAGAGTCCCGCCTTCCTCGTCGCTGCGGCGATCGCCATCGCGGCCGGAGTCGCGATCGGCGTCATCGGAGCGCGATTCCGCCTGGCGTCGTGGATCATCGTGCTCTCCGTGTTCGCCGCGTACCTCGTGCTCGGCGTGCCGGCCGCGGTGCCCGGTGCCGCGATCGGCGGCATTCTGCCGACCCCGTCCGGGATCGTCGAACTCCTCGCCGGAGCGGCGCTCTCCTGGAAGCAACTCGTCACGATCTCGGTCCCGGTCGGGTCCTATCAGGCGCTGCTCGTGCCGCCGTTCCTGCTGGGTCTCGTCACCTCCACCGCCGCGATCTCGATCGCGCTGCGCAGCAGGCGACCGGCGGCCGCCGCCCTGCCGCCCGCCGTGCTCCTCATCGCGGGCATCGCCCTCGGCGTCGTGCACTCGGCGCTCGCCGTCGAGGCCGGCATCGCATTTCTGATCACCGCCGTCGCCTGGCTCGTTCGAGTCGCCATCGCCGACCGGCGTGCGATCACGAGCGGGCGGCGGGTCGAGGCGGTGCTGACCGACGCACGTCGTGTGCTCGGCGCCTCCGCCCTCGTGGCCATCGCGGTCGTCGGTGCGACCGCGGCATCCGTCGCCCTGCCGGTGCCGCCCCGCAACGTCGTGCGGGCCGAGTTGCAGCCGCCGTTCGAGCCGAGACGGCACGACAGCCCGCTCGCCGGCTTCCGCGCCGCATTCGACGAGGATGTCGCCGACGACGTGATGCTCGACGTCCGTGGGCTCCGGGAGGGCGCGGGGCTGCGCATGGCGGCCCTCGATTCGTACGACGGCATCGTGTTCACGGTCGGCGGCGCCGAGTCCGCTTCGGCCTCTGGACGTTTCACGCGGGTGCCCTACCGGCTCGACCAGTCAGGCGTGAGCGGCGACACCGAGCCGCTCGCGATCGAGGTCGAGGTCGAGGGCTACGCCGACGTGTGGGTGCCCGGGGTGGGCCGTCTCGAACGCATGACGTTCGGCGGGCCGCGCGCCGAGGTGCTCACCGAGTCGTTCTTCTACAACGAGGTGACGAGCACGGGCGCAGTGCAGCGCCCGCTGCAGTCCGGCGATCGGTATGCGGCGAGCTCGGTGGTGCCCGTCGCCCCCGAGGAACTCGCCGAGCTGAGCCCCGGCTCCAGTGTGCTCCCGGCCGTGCCGGAGATGCCCGAGAAGCTCGCGCAACTGCTCGACGAGTGGGCCCCCTCGTCCGACGAGCCCGGAGTCCGGCTGCAGGCGATGATCGAGGGATTCCACGAGAACGGCTACGTGAGCCACGGTCTCGGAGAGGTACCGAGCAGATCGGGGCACTCGCTCGATCGACTCGCCGATCTCGCGACGGAACGGCCGATGGTCGGAGACGGCGAGCAGTATGCGGTCGCCGCAGCGCTCATGGCGCGTCGCATCGGATTCCCGGCACGAGTCGTCGTCGGCTACCTCCCGGGCGGAGCCGAAGAGGCCGCCTCGGTCGCCGGCGAGGCGGAGCAGGGCGAATCGGATGTCGAGAGCGACCCCGTACCCGACGGCGTCACCCGGTTCGTGAGCGGCGACAAGCAGGCGTGGATCGAGGTGCAGCGCGCCGATGGCGCCTGGATCGCCGTCGACCCGAACCCGAACCCGCGCCCGATCCCCGAGCGCGAGCCCGATCAGCCGACGATCGTGTCGAGGCCGCAGTCGGCGCTGCCCCCGCCGGCGGAGCGCACGCCGGTCGATGATCTGGCGAACGAACCCGAGACGCCTCCCGACGAGCCCGACGACTCGGCCGATGCCTGGGTGCAGACTCTGCTCGCGGTGCTCGGGGTGTCGGGCATCGTGCTCGGCGTGCTCGCCGTCATCGCGAGCCCGTTCCTCGCGATCATCGTCGCGAAGGTCCGGCGGCGGAGGCTTCGGCGGAAGGCGCCGAGCGCGGTCGAGCGCATCGAGGGCGGCTGGCAGGAGTTCGCGGACTCTGCTGCCGACTACGGGTATCCGATCCGGCCCATGTCGACGCGTGCCGAGCAGGCGGCGACGGTCGGCGGTCTCGCGCCGCTCGTGCTCGCCTCGGTCGTCGACCGTGCCGTGTTCGCACCCGATGGGCCGGCCGAGGGCGACGACCTCCTGGTCTGGGACTCGGTCGATGAACTCCAGGAGCGTCTCGGTGCTCCGCGGTCGCTGCGCGAACGGTTGCGGGCGGCGGTCTCGCTCACCTCGCTCGGCGGGTACGCTGTGACCCGGAGAGGAGGGCGTCCGTGA